TGTGCGCTTGCGCGGGGCGATGAGCTGCTCTGCTGGGGGGCCAGCTATGCGGCAAGGATACGGAACGCCACCGACCCGCCTCCGGGTCGCTACCGGGCCGTTTCGGTGGGCGGAGACCACGGTTGTGTGCTCCAGTTCGATGGTGCGCTGCGGTGCTGGGGCGATGATTCCAGCGGGCAGCGCGCACGCTCGGACTACGCGTACGCGGGAGTGTCGACTTCCGAAAACGCAACGTGTGGTGTGAGAACCGATGGCACGCTGGATTGCTGGGGTACACTAAGTACATATGGCGCTGTGGCACCTCCTGGTCGCTATCGCTTTGTGGCGTTGGGTGCGGTGCATGCATGTGGGATAAGAGCAGACCGGTCTACGATTTGCTGGGGCTTGAGCATCCATAGGCAGACGAAAGCGCCGACGGGCAGATTTGTCGAGCTGGCGCTTGGTTGGCAGTTTTCCTGCGGTCTCACTGCAGAGGGCCAGCTCGCATGTTGGGGGAATCCGCCGGCGGGCATCGAAGAGATGCAGGGCCCGTTCCGGCATCTGGCGGCCGCCCATGCCTCGCTCTGTGCGTTGGATGAGGGAGGCTTTGTGCGCTGCAGCGGGCTTCCCCCGCATACGGCCAAACCGGCGCCAAAGCGCGTGAAGTTCAAGGAACTAGGAGCGGGAGAAAAGCACTTTTGTGGTCGTACCGATGCAGGCGAGATTCTGTGTTGGGGCGATGGCTGGGAAGCGATGGATGTCCCCTCGGGCTTGTAAGCGTGCGGTACACAGCGCTCGCTGGTTTCAGCCCGTGCGTCTGCCGCTGGGGGCTGCATTGTTCGCGAGTGGATGCTCCTTGTCCTTTGCTCCGGGGGACGAAGGTGCACAACCTGCGTCTTGGCCGGAGATCGCGTCGCTTTCCTT
This region of Pseudomonadota bacterium genomic DNA includes:
- a CDS encoding RCC1 domain-containing protein, with translation MPVLGGCSAAHGTLPDAGGAAGSSLGMPLVVEPWGTTVDAGGGASCALARGDELLCWGASYAARIRNATDPPPGRYRAVSVGGDHGCVLQFDGALRCWGDDSSGQRARSDYAYAGVSTSENATCGVRTDGTLDCWGTLSTYGAVAPPGRYRFVALGAVHACGIRADRSTICWGLSIHRQTKAPTGRFVELALGWQFSCGLTAEGQLACWGNPPAGIEEMQGPFRHLAAAHASLCALDEGGFVRCSGLPPHTAKPAPKRVKFKELGAGEKHFCGRTDAGEILCWGDGWEAMDVPSGL